The Spirosoma foliorum genome has a window encoding:
- a CDS encoding anhydro-N-acetylmuramic acid kinase: protein MNSQIQQLYHIAQKPKRRIIGLMSGTSLDGLDVALCRISDSGPDTFVTLERFSTVPYGDELKADIRTIFAKTEIEFEQLCLLNPYIGRLHGQMILNCLRSWSIEPQEVDIVASHGQTVYHAPKSQHRRDKFPNATLQIGDGDHVAAVTGIITLSDFRQKHVAHGGEGAPLAVYGDYFMFSKKGENRLLLNMGGIANFTYLPADEDANRVFTTDTGPGNTILDAYARKLLNKPYDEDGKLAAQGQINAELLSALKTNPFFEAPFPKTTGPEVFNTAYVEEAQSRSQTTDLSGADLMATLVQFSADTIVDAIKRVMQEGEIYQVYMSGGGMHNPVLTEALQKMLPNCVFGRTDDLGISGDAKEAVLFAVLANESLAGGKTSFGDRQGVPNVTMGKVSFPM, encoded by the coding sequence ATGAACTCACAAATTCAACAGTTATATCATATTGCTCAGAAACCCAAGCGTCGAATTATTGGTCTGATGTCGGGTACCTCACTCGATGGCCTTGATGTTGCTCTGTGTCGTATTTCTGACTCTGGTCCCGATACTTTTGTCACACTTGAGCGATTTTCTACGGTGCCGTATGGTGATGAGTTAAAGGCCGACATTCGTACCATCTTTGCCAAAACAGAAATTGAATTTGAACAGCTGTGTTTGCTGAATCCATACATCGGACGGCTACACGGACAAATGATACTTAACTGTCTACGTAGCTGGAGCATCGAGCCTCAGGAGGTCGATATTGTTGCCAGTCATGGCCAGACAGTATATCATGCACCAAAAAGCCAGCACCGACGGGATAAGTTCCCAAATGCGACCCTTCAGATTGGCGACGGCGATCACGTAGCGGCAGTAACGGGTATTATTACCCTCAGTGATTTTCGGCAGAAACATGTGGCACACGGTGGCGAGGGGGCTCCTTTAGCGGTTTATGGGGATTATTTTATGTTTTCTAAAAAAGGCGAAAACCGTCTTTTGCTCAATATGGGCGGTATTGCCAATTTCACCTATTTACCCGCCGACGAAGACGCTAACCGTGTTTTCACAACTGATACAGGGCCTGGGAACACGATTTTAGACGCTTATGCCCGGAAATTACTGAACAAGCCGTATGACGAAGATGGGAAACTCGCTGCTCAGGGGCAGATAAACGCTGAATTACTAAGCGCTTTAAAAACAAACCCTTTTTTCGAGGCTCCATTTCCAAAAACAACAGGGCCTGAGGTTTTCAATACGGCTTACGTAGAAGAGGCACAAAGCCGTAGCCAAACCACCGATTTATCGGGCGCCGATTTAATGGCTACGCTGGTTCAATTTAGTGCCGACACCATTGTCGATGCTATTAAACGCGTGATGCAGGAAGGAGAAATCTATCAGGTTTATATGAGTGGGGGAGGGATGCATAACCCCGTGCTGACCGAGGCTCTCCAAAAAATGCTGCCTAATTGTGTATTTGGGCGTACAGACGATCTGGGCATCAGTGGCGATGCGAAAGAAGCTGTTTTATTTGCAGTTTTAGCTAATGAGAGTCTGGCAGGAGGAAAGACCTCATTTGGCGATAGACAAGGCGTTCCCAATGTAACAATGGGGAAAGTCAGTTTTCCTATGTAG
- the mog gene encoding molybdopterin adenylyltransferase: MIKIGIINVSDRASAGVYEDIPGKAVVSLLTEWLTCSWEPVYRVIPDEQDQLEATMIELADAEGCCLVVTTGGTGPALRDVTPEATKAVCQKMMPGFGELMRQESLKYVPTAILSRQTAGIRNQTLILNLPGKPTAIGQCLSVVFPAIPYCIDLIGGPFLTTDVEKMKVFRPKS, encoded by the coding sequence ATGATTAAAATTGGTATTATCAACGTTTCGGATCGGGCGAGTGCAGGCGTTTATGAAGACATTCCAGGAAAGGCTGTTGTTAGTCTGCTGACCGAATGGCTCACCTGTTCCTGGGAACCTGTTTATCGGGTTATTCCTGATGAACAGGATCAACTGGAAGCTACGATGATTGAGCTGGCCGATGCAGAAGGCTGCTGTTTAGTTGTAACAACGGGAGGTACTGGCCCGGCACTACGCGACGTGACCCCTGAAGCTACCAAAGCCGTTTGTCAGAAAATGATGCCTGGTTTTGGAGAACTCATGCGGCAGGAAAGTTTGAAGTATGTCCCTACGGCTATCCTATCACGCCAAACAGCCGGTATTCGAAATCAGACATTAATCTTGAATTTACCGGGCAAACCTACGGCTATCGGTCAATGCCTGTCAGTCGTCTTCCCAGCTATTCCTTATTGTATCGATCTCATTGGTGGTCCTTTTTTAACCACAGATGTCGAAAAAATGAAGGTTTTCAGGCCAAAAAGTTGA
- a CDS encoding glycosyltransferase yields MESVFSTSKRKLLLEIAWEVCNQVGGIYTVIRSKVPAMVEKWDDNYVALGPYFPQRSAAEFEPITEPDETEIGQTVRKMRQLGYNVEYGYWLVTGRPRVVLFDLNSINIDQLNQIKTQLWLNHQLSTLNIEDLVNQTIIFGEMVRIFITLLAEDHARRVDFVAHFHEWMASTGLPDLRRDNVKVATVFTTHATMLGRYLAQNEPGFYGKLPFFDWKREAQHYGIETQATIERLAALQSHVFTTVSDVTARECEVFLGRNPDLVLPNGLNVTRFAAVHEFQNLHVRYKQKIHEFIMGHFFQSYSFDLEKTLYFFTSGRFEFTNKGYDLTLEALARLNYRMREANMDTTVVMFMVTKQPYTSINPDVLHSRALLDEIQETCESIEKQVGERLFQAAASNTQSTSLPDLNNFVDEYWRLRLRRTVQSWKTKHLPPFVTHNLVQEDDMTRFIQQANLVNNEYDRVKIVYHPDFIASTNPLFGLDYSQFVRGCHLGVFPSYYEPWGYTPLECVVRGIPTVTSDQSGFGDFIMQIMRDYENRGIYVINRRTQSFNEAADQLADVLYRFVRMAQRDRIKQRNRVESIADVFDWSSLRSYYDTAHDLALKRKKP; encoded by the coding sequence TTGGAATCGGTATTTTCAACATCGAAGCGGAAGCTCCTACTCGAAATCGCCTGGGAGGTGTGTAATCAGGTAGGTGGAATTTATACGGTTATTCGGTCGAAAGTGCCAGCGATGGTCGAAAAGTGGGATGATAACTATGTGGCCCTGGGGCCATATTTCCCCCAACGATCTGCCGCCGAATTTGAGCCCATCACTGAACCCGACGAGACCGAAATTGGCCAAACGGTTCGTAAAATGCGGCAATTAGGGTATAATGTTGAATATGGTTATTGGTTGGTTACAGGGCGCCCTCGGGTTGTATTGTTCGACCTGAATAGCATCAATATTGACCAGCTTAATCAAATCAAAACGCAGCTCTGGCTAAACCATCAACTATCCACCCTCAACATTGAAGATCTGGTTAATCAGACAATCATATTTGGTGAGATGGTCAGAATTTTCATCACGTTGCTGGCTGAAGATCACGCCCGACGTGTTGATTTTGTCGCTCATTTCCACGAATGGATGGCCAGTACCGGTTTGCCCGATCTGCGCCGTGATAATGTTAAAGTAGCCACCGTTTTCACAACCCACGCTACAATGCTTGGCCGCTATCTGGCCCAAAACGAGCCGGGTTTTTATGGCAAACTTCCCTTTTTCGACTGGAAACGGGAAGCTCAGCACTACGGCATTGAAACACAAGCCACTATCGAGCGGCTGGCGGCTCTGCAATCACACGTTTTCACTACGGTTAGCGATGTGACCGCCCGCGAATGTGAGGTTTTCCTGGGCCGTAATCCAGACCTGGTATTACCTAATGGATTGAATGTCACCCGATTTGCAGCGGTTCACGAGTTCCAGAATCTGCACGTTCGGTATAAGCAAAAGATCCATGAATTTATCATGGGTCATTTTTTCCAGAGCTATTCATTTGACCTGGAAAAAACACTGTATTTCTTTACTTCAGGTCGGTTCGAGTTTACCAACAAGGGGTATGATCTAACGCTCGAAGCCCTTGCCCGACTGAATTATCGGATGCGCGAGGCCAACATGGATACAACGGTTGTGATGTTTATGGTAACGAAACAACCTTACACATCCATCAATCCTGATGTTCTTCACTCACGTGCGTTACTGGACGAAATTCAGGAAACTTGCGAAAGCATCGAAAAACAAGTCGGGGAACGTCTGTTTCAGGCAGCAGCTTCTAATACACAGAGTACGTCGTTGCCCGATTTGAACAATTTTGTCGATGAATACTGGCGACTTCGGTTGCGCCGTACTGTTCAGAGCTGGAAAACGAAACACCTTCCTCCTTTTGTGACACACAATCTGGTACAGGAGGATGATATGACTCGGTTTATCCAACAAGCGAACTTAGTCAACAACGAATACGATCGGGTCAAAATCGTTTATCACCCCGATTTCATTGCCTCTACGAATCCATTGTTTGGCTTAGATTATAGCCAGTTTGTCCGTGGTTGTCATCTCGGCGTATTCCCCAGCTATTACGAGCCTTGGGGCTATACACCCCTGGAGTGCGTCGTTCGGGGAATTCCAACCGTTACAAGCGATCAATCGGGTTTTGGTGATTTCATCATGCAAATCATGCGTGATTACGAAAACCGAGGCATTTACGTGATCAATCGTCGAACGCAATCGTTCAACGAAGCTGCCGACCAACTCGCCGATGTCCTTTACCGATTTGTTCGAATGGCTCAGCGCGACCGGATCAAACAACGCAACCGGGTTGAAAGCATTGCCGATGTATTTGACTGGAGCAGCCTTCGCTCCTATTACGATACAGCACATGATTTAGCCCTGAAGCGGAAGAAACCTTAA
- a CDS encoding isoaspartyl peptidase/L-asparaginase family protein → MVNRRRFLTLSSLAGLLPSLSFGAAKTVTTSDTLDNQTATSENLRPLLSGPVVISTWKQPKANAAAQAVLDRHGRALDAVEAGVRIPEADPADMSVGYGGRPDRDGHVTLDACIMDEKGNAGSVTFLEHIMHPISVARAVMEKTPHVMLSGEGALTFALSQGFKKQNLLTPKAEKEWREWLKTAKYKPIANIERHDTIGMLAMDSKGDISGACTTSGLAYKMRGRVGDSPIIGAGLFVDNEIGGACATGLGELVMRTCGAFLVVELMRQGHTPQQACEEAAMRIIKKQDYKDIQVGFLALNKKGEYGAYSIQPGFNYTLSQQNKMEVTDAKSYLK, encoded by the coding sequence ATGGTAAATAGACGCCGTTTTTTAACGCTCAGCTCGCTGGCCGGGCTACTTCCTTCACTGTCATTTGGCGCAGCCAAAACAGTTACTACTTCTGATACGCTAGACAACCAAACAGCTACTTCTGAAAACCTAAGGCCTTTACTCAGTGGCCCCGTTGTTATTTCAACCTGGAAACAGCCCAAAGCGAATGCGGCCGCTCAGGCCGTACTGGATCGCCATGGCCGGGCCTTGGATGCCGTTGAAGCCGGAGTCCGTATTCCAGAAGCTGATCCAGCAGATATGAGCGTGGGGTACGGAGGGCGTCCTGACCGAGATGGTCATGTAACACTCGATGCCTGCATCATGGACGAGAAAGGCAATGCGGGCTCTGTAACCTTTCTGGAGCACATTATGCACCCTATTTCGGTTGCTCGGGCTGTTATGGAAAAAACACCCCACGTTATGCTCAGTGGCGAAGGTGCCCTAACATTTGCCTTATCGCAAGGTTTCAAGAAGCAGAATCTGCTTACCCCAAAAGCAGAAAAAGAATGGCGTGAGTGGCTAAAAACAGCCAAATACAAACCCATTGCCAACATCGAACGACATGATACGATTGGAATGCTCGCCATGGATAGCAAGGGCGACATTTCGGGGGCCTGTACTACCAGCGGACTTGCCTACAAAATGCGCGGGCGCGTTGGCGACTCACCGATTATTGGCGCTGGTTTGTTTGTTGATAATGAGATTGGTGGCGCTTGCGCTACGGGCTTGGGCGAACTCGTTATGCGCACCTGTGGCGCTTTTCTGGTTGTCGAATTAATGCGTCAGGGCCATACACCGCAGCAGGCTTGCGAAGAAGCCGCTATGCGAATTATCAAAAAGCAAGATTATAAAGATATACAGGTTGGCTTTCTAGCTTTAAACAAAAAGGGTGAATATGGCGCTTATAGTATTCAGCCCGGTTTCAATTACACATTATCACAACAAAATAAGATGGAAGTGACCGACGCAAAGTCGTATTTGAAATAA
- the purU gene encoding formyltetrahydrofolate deformylase has product MAVTDKHILLMDGPDSKGLIYHVTGVLFRHNLNIIHNDEYVSPSGRFFMRTEFEGTFDNAALLHELQTTLPDSTSQSEITFRLNPKRKKNIVVMVTKEHHCLGELLIRYAFDELDADILAVVSNYNLLQPLVSKFGIPFHYVSHEGKTREEHEEAILRTMAIYEPEYVVLAKYMRVLTANFVNHFPNRIVNIHHSFLPAFIGANPYRQAYERGVKIIGATAHFVNNDLDEGPIIAQNVKEVDHRHTAADMATEGKDVEKIVLSQALKLVFNDRVFISGNRAIVL; this is encoded by the coding sequence ATGGCGGTTACAGACAAACATATATTGCTCATGGATGGCCCCGATAGTAAGGGCCTTATTTATCACGTAACAGGTGTACTATTCAGGCATAATCTGAACATTATCCACAATGATGAATACGTGAGTCCGTCAGGGCGTTTTTTCATGCGTACAGAGTTTGAAGGTACCTTTGATAATGCCGCTCTACTGCACGAATTGCAGACTACGTTGCCTGATTCTACCAGTCAATCTGAGATTACATTTCGCCTGAACCCAAAGCGCAAAAAGAATATTGTGGTGATGGTTACCAAAGAGCATCACTGTTTAGGTGAATTGCTGATTCGGTACGCGTTTGATGAGTTAGATGCTGATATTCTGGCTGTTGTGAGCAATTACAATCTGTTACAGCCTTTAGTAAGCAAGTTTGGAATTCCATTTCATTATGTTTCGCATGAGGGCAAAACTCGCGAAGAGCACGAAGAAGCCATTCTGCGAACGATGGCAATTTATGAACCTGAATACGTGGTGTTAGCCAAGTACATGCGCGTACTCACGGCTAATTTTGTGAATCATTTCCCAAACCGAATTGTCAATATTCACCATTCATTCTTACCCGCTTTTATCGGCGCGAATCCCTACCGACAGGCGTATGAACGAGGGGTGAAAATTATTGGTGCTACGGCTCATTTCGTGAATAACGACTTAGATGAAGGGCCAATAATAGCGCAAAATGTAAAAGAAGTCGATCATCGGCATACTGCTGCCGACATGGCTACGGAAGGTAAAGACGTAGAAAAAATCGTACTATCGCAGGCCTTGAAACTGGTCTTCAACGATCGGGTCTTTATTTCGGGTAACCGGGCGATTGTTTTGTAG
- a CDS encoding copper homeostasis protein CutC, with protein sequence MITEVCAFSLDSCLTAQQAGAGRIELCGGFAEGGTTPSAGLIQQVRQHITIPFYVMIRPRGGDFLYSETELAVMKTDIQLAKTLGADGVVLGILEADGRVNEAQTRELVELAKPLPVTFHRAFDMTRDPIEALEAVIRTGAVRILTSGQHQNVDLGLSVLQKLAEKAAGRIEIMAGAGVNAKNAQQLIEAGVHALHLSGGQKEDSGMIFRQPAVSMASTLPNEYEYVEANEAKIRAVVEQM encoded by the coding sequence ATGATTACTGAAGTATGTGCCTTTTCGCTTGATTCCTGTTTAACAGCCCAACAAGCCGGTGCCGGACGAATTGAACTCTGTGGTGGCTTTGCCGAAGGGGGCACAACTCCCAGCGCTGGCCTGATCCAACAGGTACGTCAACACATCACCATTCCATTCTATGTGATGATTCGACCACGGGGAGGTGATTTTCTGTACTCCGAGACTGAATTGGCAGTCATGAAAACTGACATCCAACTAGCCAAAACCTTAGGAGCTGATGGTGTAGTGCTTGGCATTTTAGAAGCCGACGGTCGCGTAAATGAAGCCCAGACAAGAGAATTGGTCGAGTTAGCCAAACCCTTGCCCGTTACGTTCCATCGGGCATTCGATATGACCCGTGATCCAATCGAAGCTCTGGAGGCCGTTATCCGTACAGGTGCTGTTCGAATTCTGACTTCTGGCCAGCATCAGAACGTCGACCTTGGTTTATCGGTACTTCAGAAATTAGCCGAAAAAGCCGCCGGACGAATCGAGATTATGGCTGGAGCTGGTGTAAACGCTAAAAATGCCCAGCAACTGATAGAAGCCGGGGTGCATGCGCTCCATCTGAGCGGTGGTCAGAAAGAAGATAGTGGCATGATTTTCCGCCAACCGGCAGTATCGATGGCGTCAACTCTACCGAATGAATACGAATACGTAGAAGCCAATGAAGCGAAAATACGGGCGGTTGTTGAACAGATGTAA
- a CDS encoding DUF2795 domain-containing protein — translation MYWTLELASYLEDAPWPATKDELIDYSIRSGAPLEVVENLQELEDDGQPYESIEEIWPDYPTKDDFFFNEDEY, via the coding sequence ATGTACTGGACTCTTGAATTAGCATCCTATCTAGAAGATGCCCCCTGGCCTGCCACTAAAGACGAATTGATTGACTATTCAATTCGCTCAGGCGCTCCTCTTGAAGTAGTAGAAAACTTACAAGAACTCGAAGATGATGGTCAGCCATACGAAAGTATCGAAGAGATTTGGCCAGATTATCCAACCAAAGATGACTTCTTCTTCAACGAAGACGAATATTGA
- a CDS encoding sterol desaturase family protein gives MLVNVALVLGTFGFMEGVAWFTHKYVMHGFLWSWHRDHHNHHNGFFEINDLFAVVFSLTAIGLILIGVEIPEWGFLAWIGAGITLYGFFYFVFHDIIVHRRVKVKVDTSGRYMQRIMRAHYIHHKVHTKEGAEAFGFLYAPKKYDRPVKSKKAE, from the coding sequence ATGCTGGTAAACGTTGCGCTGGTTTTAGGGACTTTTGGCTTTATGGAAGGGGTTGCCTGGTTTACGCACAAGTATGTCATGCACGGTTTTTTGTGGAGTTGGCACCGCGATCATCACAATCATCACAATGGCTTCTTTGAGATCAACGACTTATTCGCCGTTGTGTTCAGCCTGACAGCCATTGGCTTAATTCTGATTGGTGTAGAAATTCCGGAATGGGGCTTTTTGGCCTGGATTGGCGCAGGCATTACCCTCTACGGCTTCTTTTATTTTGTCTTCCACGATATTATCGTTCATCGCCGGGTAAAAGTGAAAGTGGACACCAGTGGGCGTTACATGCAACGCATTATGCGGGCGCACTACATTCACCACAAAGTACATACGAAGGAAGGGGCCGAAGCATTTGGCTTCCTGTATGCTCCGAAAAAATACGATCGTCCCGTGAAAAGCAAGAAGGCAGAGTAG
- a CDS encoding AlbA family DNA-binding domain-containing protein, giving the protein MTPSVMDYQALKNLVKRGEGSSLEFKLKTNHPEKIIRGVVAFANTNGGIMLIGVGDDKKIVGLKYADEDEYLLVRAINKFCFPRISYTIERVQLYDEREVLVIRVPRSPTRPHYIIPDPAEPDNKKAYVRVADKSVQASREVREILKGEQAERDIRFSYGEKEHKLMQHLGEHDSITVDLFANIAGISRRIASRTLVLLVLANVLEIHPGDVMDQYTTRAVQ; this is encoded by the coding sequence ATGACCCCATCGGTTATGGACTATCAAGCACTCAAAAACCTGGTCAAACGGGGAGAGGGTAGCAGTTTAGAGTTCAAGCTGAAAACAAACCATCCCGAGAAAATCATCCGGGGCGTGGTAGCCTTCGCTAATACAAATGGCGGAATCATGCTCATCGGCGTCGGCGACGACAAAAAGATTGTGGGATTGAAATATGCCGATGAGGACGAATACCTGCTCGTCCGGGCTATTAACAAATTCTGTTTTCCGCGAATTTCCTACACGATCGAACGAGTACAGCTTTACGATGAACGCGAAGTTCTCGTGATTCGGGTGCCTCGTAGCCCTACTCGACCACACTACATTATTCCGGACCCTGCCGAACCCGACAACAAGAAAGCGTACGTGCGCGTGGCCGACAAATCGGTGCAGGCCAGCCGCGAAGTGCGGGAAATTTTGAAGGGCGAACAGGCCGAACGCGACATTCGGTTCAGCTATGGCGAGAAAGAGCATAAGCTCATGCAGCACCTTGGCGAACACGACAGCATTACGGTCGATCTGTTTGCGAATATTGCCGGGATTTCGCGTCGGATTGCCTCTCGAACGCTAGTACTGCTGGTACTGGCCAATGTGCTGGAGATTCATCCAGGTGATGTAATGGATCAATACACCACGCGAGCTGTGCAGTAG
- a CDS encoding OPT family oligopeptide transporter, producing the protein MSQPLANHKPFVPATESPAEFTLKAIITGAVFGVLFGAATVYLSLKAGLSVSASIPIAVLAISLGRRFLNTTILENNIIQTTGSAGESIASGVVFTMPGFLFLTNGSGADFFNYWTILTLAILGGLIGTLMMIPLRRSLIVQEHGTLPYPEGTACASVLIAGEKGGDFAKTAYQGLGAALLYALLQKVLHVIAEVPVWATKQANRYFPSAQVAGEITPEYLGVGYIIGFRISAVLVGGGILAWLGLIPLLASLVPGDTIALQLQKLGYLTNLQTAGGPGGWNPATHTFTDTAAAVYRAYIRQIGAGAVTAGGFMTLIKTIPTIVSSFKQSFSRSSLSAIEKEDELSGNSRIPRTEQDLSVRIVVIGSIVLTALMVVLPQIPGDSIITKLLIAILVIVFGFFFVTVASRIVGLIGSSSSPVSGMTIATIMGTSLVFIGFGLTGKVYEPAVLVVGSMICVAAANAGGTSQDLKTGYLVGATPKYQQMALFIGVIVSSLVVGATVKILDTPTPDLLAQGITHAIGSDKFPAPQGTLMATLIKGLLSFNLDWQFVLVGAFIAFVFELVGVSALAFAVGLYLPLSTTLPIFAGGLVKSIVDWNAKRKGTVEEDADLGKGNLFATGLVAGGALAGVMVALLSVNESIYNGLASLTLEPVLAGALGESGYELLGAIAFAGLATILWRVAESRH; encoded by the coding sequence ATGTCTCAACCCTTAGCCAATCATAAACCGTTTGTACCGGCTACTGAATCGCCCGCAGAGTTTACCCTTAAAGCGATCATTACCGGAGCTGTATTTGGTGTATTGTTTGGAGCCGCCACGGTTTATTTATCGCTCAAAGCCGGTTTATCTGTATCGGCTTCCATACCTATTGCGGTACTGGCTATTTCGTTGGGTCGTCGCTTTCTGAATACGACCATCCTCGAAAACAACATCATTCAAACTACGGGTTCGGCAGGCGAAAGCATTGCATCCGGTGTGGTATTTACCATGCCAGGTTTTCTTTTCCTGACGAATGGTAGTGGCGCTGACTTCTTCAACTATTGGACAATCCTGACGCTGGCTATTTTGGGGGGACTCATCGGTACATTGATGATGATTCCGTTACGTCGATCGTTGATTGTGCAGGAGCATGGCACATTGCCCTATCCTGAAGGGACAGCCTGTGCGTCGGTGTTGATTGCGGGCGAGAAAGGGGGCGATTTCGCCAAAACAGCTTACCAGGGTTTAGGAGCAGCTCTGCTCTATGCTCTACTCCAAAAAGTGCTTCACGTTATTGCCGAAGTGCCCGTCTGGGCTACAAAACAGGCGAATCGATATTTTCCATCGGCGCAGGTTGCGGGAGAAATTACACCAGAGTATTTGGGCGTAGGTTATATCATTGGTTTCCGAATCTCAGCGGTTTTAGTTGGTGGTGGCATATTAGCCTGGTTGGGCCTGATTCCGCTGTTGGCATCGCTGGTGCCAGGCGATACAATTGCTCTGCAACTTCAAAAATTGGGTTATTTAACCAATCTGCAAACAGCGGGTGGACCCGGCGGCTGGAATCCGGCCACGCATACGTTTACGGATACAGCCGCAGCGGTTTATCGGGCCTATATTCGGCAGATTGGTGCAGGAGCGGTTACAGCGGGTGGTTTTATGACATTGATCAAAACGATCCCAACAATTGTCTCTTCGTTCAAACAAAGTTTCAGCCGTTCCTCGCTTAGCGCCATTGAGAAAGAAGATGAGTTAAGCGGCAACAGCCGGATACCCCGAACCGAACAGGATTTAAGCGTTCGAATTGTGGTTATCGGTAGTATTGTGCTGACGGCCTTGATGGTTGTTCTACCCCAAATTCCCGGCGATTCGATTATAACTAAATTGCTGATTGCCATACTGGTTATTGTCTTCGGATTCTTCTTCGTGACGGTTGCCAGTCGAATTGTAGGCCTTATTGGTTCCAGCTCTTCGCCCGTATCGGGGATGACCATTGCTACAATTATGGGAACGTCGCTCGTATTTATCGGTTTTGGTTTGACCGGTAAAGTGTATGAACCCGCCGTACTTGTGGTTGGGAGTATGATTTGCGTAGCGGCTGCCAACGCAGGTGGAACATCTCAGGATCTTAAAACCGGTTATCTGGTTGGAGCGACTCCTAAATACCAGCAGATGGCGTTGTTCATTGGTGTTATTGTATCGTCGTTAGTAGTTGGGGCTACGGTGAAAATTCTGGACACACCTACACCCGATTTGCTGGCGCAGGGCATTACGCACGCCATTGGCTCCGATAAATTTCCGGCTCCTCAGGGAACGCTCATGGCCACGCTTATTAAAGGCTTGCTATCCTTCAACCTCGACTGGCAGTTTGTGTTGGTTGGAGCATTCATTGCCTTCGTGTTTGAGCTGGTTGGCGTGAGTGCACTGGCTTTCGCTGTAGGCCTTTATTTACCGCTCTCGACAACGCTACCCATTTTTGCGGGTGGTTTAGTGAAGTCGATTGTGGATTGGAATGCCAAGCGTAAAGGCACCGTAGAAGAGGACGCCGATCTGGGCAAAGGAAACCTCTTTGCAACCGGTTTAGTGGCAGGTGGCGCACTGGCTGGCGTTATGGTGGCTTTGCTATCAGTCAATGAATCGATTTATAACGGATTGGCGTCACTGACCCTGGAGCCTGTATTAGCAGGAGCATTAGGTGAAAGCGGGTATGAACTGCTGGGGGCAATAGCTTTTGCGGGATTGGCAACTATACTCTGGCGTGTAGCGGAGAGCAGGCATTAA
- a CDS encoding DmpA family aminopeptidase, with product MAQTPKRPREYGIQLGVLPTGTHNAITDVPGVRVGQVTLKQGQNIRTGVTAILPHQGNQFQQKSPAAIYIGNGFGKLMGYSQVEELGTLETPIVLTNTLSVPTAADALIDYTLTQSGNEQVRSVNSVVGETNDGFLNDIRGRHVTKQHVLDALKQASTGPVEEGNVGAGTGTVCFGFKGGIGTSSRKLPASLGGYTVGALVQTNFGGVLQIAGVPVGVALGKYSFKENLDGSCMIVVMTDAPLDARNLKRLAKRAFMGLARTGGIASNGSGDYVIAVSTAYQIPHDTKSSFDEMKVLRNDNASPLFLAAIEATEEAIINSLFAAQTLTGDQGHTVEQLPVNKVVDLLKKAGQVK from the coding sequence ATGGCTCAAACGCCTAAACGTCCTCGCGAATACGGCATCCAATTGGGTGTATTACCCACTGGAACTCATAACGCCATTACCGATGTACCGGGTGTTCGAGTTGGGCAGGTTACGCTCAAACAAGGCCAGAACATACGCACTGGCGTTACGGCGATTTTACCTCACCAAGGCAATCAGTTTCAGCAGAAAAGCCCGGCAGCCATTTATATTGGCAATGGTTTCGGCAAGCTCATGGGCTATAGTCAGGTCGAAGAACTCGGCACCCTCGAAACCCCTATTGTGCTGACCAATACATTAAGCGTGCCCACTGCCGCCGACGCCCTGATCGATTATACGTTAACTCAATCCGGTAATGAACAGGTACGCTCGGTCAATTCGGTTGTGGGCGAAACCAACGATGGTTTTTTGAACGATATCCGTGGGCGGCATGTCACAAAGCAACACGTGCTTGATGCGTTAAAACAGGCTAGTACCGGCCCCGTTGAAGAAGGTAATGTCGGTGCTGGTACAGGAACCGTTTGCTTTGGATTCAAGGGTGGAATTGGCACATCCTCCCGCAAATTACCCGCGTCACTGGGTGGTTATACTGTTGGGGCATTAGTACAAACAAACTTTGGCGGTGTTTTACAAATTGCGGGAGTACCCGTTGGTGTTGCCTTAGGTAAGTATTCGTTCAAAGAGAATCTGGATGGTTCCTGTATGATTGTCGTAATGACCGATGCTCCTTTAGACGCCCGCAATCTGAAGCGGCTGGCCAAACGGGCTTTCATGGGCCTGGCCCGTACCGGCGGCATTGCGTCGAACGGCAGTGGCGATTATGTCATTGCCGTATCGACTGCGTATCAAATTCCGCACGACACCAAGAGTTCATTCGATGAAATGAAAGTACTCCGCAATGACAACGCATCCCCACTCTTCCTGGCAGCTATCGAAGCTACCGAAGAAGCGATCATCAACTCGCTCTTTGCCGCCCAAACACTCACCGGTGATCAGGGACATACGGTAGAACAACTACCTGTAAACAAAGTAGTGGACTTATTGAAAAAGGCAGGACAGGTAAAATAA